In Papaver somniferum cultivar HN1 chromosome 1, ASM357369v1, whole genome shotgun sequence, a genomic segment contains:
- the LOC113303070 gene encoding uncharacterized protein LOC113303070 — MGDEERQVLINHSNENKKEIKFTRSASNAGDELKSFRSCLRWMCVDQSDPLRAGLSWSLFFLLGIAVPILSHSFLACKDCDATHHRPYDANVQLSLSAVAALSFICLSKFNRKYGLRRFLFLDKLCGESERVRQGYHFQLQRSMKLLACFVLPCFAAECSYKIWWYSSGASQIPFLGNVYLSDATACILELFSWLYRTTIFFLVCVLYRLICYLQILRLQDFTKVFQEESEVESVLKEHLRIRRQLTVISHRYRGFIMLALAFVTASQFAALLSTTRTNANLNIFMAGELALCSMTLMAGVFILLRSATKITHKAQSITSLAAKWHICATLDSFEGIDGETPRAPISTCGQQRVSTVFAGSSGESDEESVDGDDHETKIILPSYTHTICFQKRQALVTYFENNRAGITVFGFMLDRTLLHTIFGISLSLVLWLLGKTIGIS; from the exons ATGGGTGACGAAGAGAGACAAGTTTTAATAAATCAtagtaatgaaaataaaaaagaaataaaatttacAAGATCAGCATCAAATGCAGGAGACGAACTAAAGAGTTTTAGATCATGTTTAAGATGGATGTGTGTAGATCAATCTGATCCATTAAGAGCTGGTTTATCATGGTCATTATTTTTCTTGTTAGGAATTGCTGTTCCCATATTATCTCATTCTTTCTTAGCTTGTAAAGATTGTGATGCCACTCATCATAGACCTTATGATGCTAATGTTCAATTATCTCTATCTGCTGTTGCtgctctttcttttatttgtctttCTAAATTTAATCGAAAATATGGTCTTCGGAGATTTCTATTCCTCGATAAACTTTGTGGAGAAAGCGAAAGAGTTCGCCAAGGTTACCATTTTCAACTCCAG AGATCAATGAAGCTATTGGCTTGCTTTGTTCTGCCATGCTTTGCTGCTGAGTGTTCTTACAAGATATGGTGGTACAGCTCAGGGGCGAGTCAAATTCCATTCCTTGGCAACGTTTATCTAAGCGATGCAACAGCGTGCATTTTGGAACTGTTTTCATGGCTGTATCGAACAACCATATTTTTCCTAGTGTGTGTCTTATACCGTTTGATCTGTTACCTCCAAATACTGAGACTGCAAGACTTCACTAAAGTTTTTCAAGAGGAATCGGAGGTAGAATCCGTTTTGAAGGAACATCTTAGGATTAGAAGGCAACTGACTGTCATAAGTCATCGGTACCGTGGATTCATCATGTTGGCCTTAGCCTTTGTCACTGCCAGTCAATTTGCAGCTTTGCTCAGCACTACTCGAACAAACGCCAATCTTAACATCTTCATGGCTGGAGAGCTTGCT CTATGTTCGATGACATTAATGGCAGGGGTTTTCATACTGCTGCGTAGTGCCACAAAAATCACACATAAGGCGCAATCCATAACGAGTTTGGCTGCCAAATGGCATATTTGTGCAACTTTAGATTCATTTGAAGGTATCGATGGTGAGACACCAAGGGCTCCGATCTCAACATGTGGACAACAAAGGGTGTCCACTGTTTTTGCCGGTAGTTCTGGTGAATCGGACGAAGAAAGCGTAGATGGAGATGATCACGAAACAAAAATCATACTTCCAAGTTATACGCATACCATTTGTTTCCAGAAAAGACAAGCTTTAG TGACTTATTTCGAGAACAATCGAGCAGGGATAACGGTGTTCGGATTCATGTTGGATAGGACATTGTTGCACACAATTTTTGGGATAAGTTTGTCCTTGGTTCTATGGTTGCTCGGAAAGACTATTGGAATTTCATAA